ATTTTCAATTTTTCCAGTACAGTTTCGACTGTAAACTGCTCCATCGGCCGATTAATCACCAAACCCATAGCCCCATCATCGTTATGCTCGCAGATATAAATAACTGAGCGCATAAATTGCGGGTCCTGCAGTGAAGGCATAGCGATAAGAAAATGATGCTGTAAATTCATTATGTTATGTCGTGGATTCGCTGAGTTGAAGGATGAGTTTGTGTCAGTATGCGGATAAATGCGGGTAATGTCACCTCCCCCTTCGTACTTGAAGCGGCAGCGGTGTTAGCTGCGCTCGTGCACCCGAATCACTGACCTGAGTCAGCTCATCGGGATTTTCTCGCTGGCTGCCTTGCTGTCACTCCAAGTACTTTGGGGGAGTATTGATATTTGAAGCGGCAGCGGTGTTAGCTGCGGCTCCAAGTTTTTAGGGGAGGGCGCTGAGACTACTTATTGGCCAAACGGACTTCAATGGCATCCATCAGCATGCCGGTAATCGAAACGTCTGGGAAAGCCGCTTCAATTTCACGTATACAGGTTGGGCTGGTGACGTTAATTTCAGTCAGGCGATCGCCGATAATATCCAATCCGACAAAAATTAAGCCTTTCTGCTTCAACACCGGCGCTACGGCACGGGCAATCTTCCAATCGCTTTCACTCAATGGACGCGCTTCACCACGGCCACCCGCAGCCAGATTCCCACGGGTTTCACCCTGTGCAGGGATACGCGCCAAGCAATAGGGCACTGGCTCGCCATCAACCACTAAAACACGCTTATCACCCTCTTTAATGGCTGGTAGGAAGTTCTGCGCCATACAGAAACGGCTACCCAACTCGGTCAGCGTCTCAATGATAACGGACAAGTTAGGATCATCCTGCTTAACACGGAAAATGGACGTCCCACCCATGCCATCGAGAGGCTTCAAAATGATATCACCATGTTCCTTATGGAATTGACGGATATGATCTTTGCTGCGGCTGACCAGTGTATCGGGCGTCAACTCAGGGAACCAAGCGGTAAACAACTTCTCGTTACAGTCGCGCAGGCTCTGTGGCTTATTGACCACCAACGTGCCTTTATCTTCCGCACGTTCCAGAATATAGGTGGCATAAATAAATTCAGTATCAAACGGGGGATCTTTACGCATCAGGATGACATCAAGATCATGCAAAGGCAGATCTTGCTCTGCGCCAAAGCTGAACCACTCATCTTTATCTTGCTTCACACTGAGCAGGCGGGTACGTGCACGGCCATCGCCACCCCGTAGATAAAGATCGCCCATTTCCATGTAATGCAATTCCCAGCCACGGCGCTGTGCTTCCAACAGCATGGCGAAGCTGGAGTCTTTCTTGATATTGATGGACGAGATAGGGTCCATTACGATGCCGAGCTTGATCATTATTCTCTCCTAATGGGAACGAATTATCCCAGATCGCCAAATCGCACTTGCAAAGCGGTAATTGCGGTAAGGGCAGTAGTTTCGGTACGCAGAACTCGCGGCCCTAGCAGGATATCAGTAAATCCGAGGCGCGAGGTCATGGCAATTTCATCGCCAGAAAGGCCGCCTTCCGGGCCAATCAACAAACGCACTTTGTTGAGTGACGAGGGGAGGGTATTAATACTGTTGCTAGCGCGCGGATGCAAATTAAGCTTCAGGCTGTCATCTTGCTCGGCACACCAGTCGGATAACGACATGGCATTGCGAATTTCTGGCAGGGTATTACGGCCACATTGCTCGCAGGCGGCGATGGCAATTTTCTGCCACTGCTGGATTTTTTTCGCCAAACGCTCGCCATCCAGCTTAACGCCGCAGCGTTCTGAGAACAGTGGCGTAATCACGTTGACACCCAGCTCAATGGATTTCTGTACCGTGAATTCCATTTTTTCGCCGCGAGAAATGACCTGGCCGAGATGTAAATTCAGCGGGGACTCTCGATTTTCCAACAGCCCTTCACCGAGACGGACAACTAAGTTTTTTTTGTCCACTCGGATGATTTCAGCTAAGAATACTTGATTGCTGCCATCGAATAATTGCAGGTTTTGCCCTTCGCCCATCCGAAGCACTCGGCCCACGTGATTGGCGGCTTCATCACTTAGCGCAAGTTCGGTATTCGCCTGCAAAGGTTGCGGATGATAAATGCGGGGTATACGCATGGGTTGCCCTAAGTCCAGAAACGAAAACATACCGTGCGGCAGATTGAACCGCACGAAATTAATAAGTGACTAAGGATAACAGAGACAGGGAAGCCTCATCCAATCGAAAATTCTCTCCTGCCGCAATCCTATTTATCAGGAGGATAGAACGATTTGGATTGATTGACCAATGTGCCTCGTTAGCTTTTTCGTTGCTGGCAAGCCTGCTGTACATAGGGGTTATGGTTTCCCTGAGCTTTCGCCACACGCTCATCACGCAGACATTCCCAACTTGTTACTGGATACTGACGATTCCAGACATCAAACAACTTGCTTTGTTGGCTGGAAAGACGCAGTTGGTACTGATCGCGCATATAAAAATAGGTCCGTGCGATGGCCCCGCGTGCACGGGCAGGAGGTTCTGCAATCTTATTTTTAAAATCAACTTTCATCTCACATTGACCATATTGGCCATAGCCGCCATTCCATTGTGAATACATGAAATTATTACGATCGCCATTCACTTCGCCTATTGCGGGTTGCAGATTGTGTAAATCGGTCTCGATTTGGCGATAGACGGGATCTTTCGTGCAGTTCTTACGGCCACCTTGCTGCCAGCATTGGCGCTGGTGGCCAAATTGCCATGCAGGAACCACATGTTCCCATTCAATTCGTGCAGCACGTTGCACGTTTTTTCTGGCTTGATAGCCGCAGCTTTTGAGGTCAGGCATCCCTTTTTTACCCTGCCAGTCAATCTTGCAACCGCAATAAAAACTGCCCGGCGCATCTTGGTGGATTTTAGCCGCCACTGTTTTTGCCTGAGAAAAATTATTAATGCTTTGGCTGTAACCCGTGAGTGGAAGCAAAGGGGAGGAGATAACCAGTAGAAACAGAATTTTGCGTAACATATCTCAAAACAGCCTGATAATGAAAAGCAGGCAGGTTATAGAAAATGTTTATGGATAGCAAGTTAACACGCTGTTTTATAACAAGTAACGCGAATTCCTAACAGCTTTTTACTGCAATAAACTGTAGCTTTTCTCCGCATTGACGGCAGCGATACTCGCTCTCACCGCGCTGCACTTTATTGTGCCGGCGAATGGTTAGGGCGTGTTGTTGGCATTTACATTGATAATTGAACGTCTTACTGCGCACTGACGTCACTTCAAATTGATGAGTTCGGCTGGCAGGAACTTGCAATACATGCTCCATCATCCAGCGCCACTCTTTGCCATGAGGAGAGACTCGACCAAACTGACGATAAACCAACAGATGTGCCAGTTCATGCGGTACGACTTCATCGATAAAAGTGTGCTGATTTTCCAGCAATAAGATTGGGTTAAGGCGAATTTCGAAGGCTTGCAGATAGGCGCTACCCGCGCTAGTACCACGCTGGTAATAGTTAATTTTTGGCTCCGGATAAGCGGTGCCAAGGTGCTGATTCGCCAGCTGCAATTTGTGGCGTAAACAGCGCATGACGGCTTG
The window above is part of the Yersinia massiliensis genome. Proteins encoded here:
- a CDS encoding SprT family zinc-dependent metalloprotease; translation: MSTRRIPIALQQAVMRCLRHKLQLANQHLGTAYPEPKINYYQRGTSAGSAYLQAFEIRLNPILLLENQHTFIDEVVPHELAHLLVYRQFGRVSPHGKEWRWMMEHVLQVPASRTHQFEVTSVRSKTFNYQCKCQQHALTIRRHNKVQRGESEYRCRQCGEKLQFIAVKSC
- the rsmE gene encoding 16S rRNA (uracil(1498)-N(3))-methyltransferase gives rise to the protein MRIPRIYHPQPLQANTELALSDEAANHVGRVLRMGEGQNLQLFDGSNQVFLAEIIRVDKKNLVVRLGEGLLENRESPLNLHLGQVISRGEKMEFTVQKSIELGVNVITPLFSERCGVKLDGERLAKKIQQWQKIAIAACEQCGRNTLPEIRNAMSLSDWCAEQDDSLKLNLHPRASNSINTLPSSLNKVRLLIGPEGGLSGDEIAMTSRLGFTDILLGPRVLRTETTALTAITALQVRFGDLG
- the endA gene encoding deoxyribonuclease I, giving the protein MLRKILFLLVISSPLLPLTGYSQSINNFSQAKTVAAKIHQDAPGSFYCGCKIDWQGKKGMPDLKSCGYQARKNVQRAARIEWEHVVPAWQFGHQRQCWQQGGRKNCTKDPVYRQIETDLHNLQPAIGEVNGDRNNFMYSQWNGGYGQYGQCEMKVDFKNKIAEPPARARGAIARTYFYMRDQYQLRLSSQQSKLFDVWNRQYPVTSWECLRDERVAKAQGNHNPYVQQACQQRKS
- the gshB gene encoding glutathione synthase, whose translation is MIKLGIVMDPISSINIKKDSSFAMLLEAQRRGWELHYMEMGDLYLRGGDGRARTRLLSVKQDKDEWFSFGAEQDLPLHDLDVILMRKDPPFDTEFIYATYILERAEDKGTLVVNKPQSLRDCNEKLFTAWFPELTPDTLVSRSKDHIRQFHKEHGDIILKPLDGMGGTSIFRVKQDDPNLSVIIETLTELGSRFCMAQNFLPAIKEGDKRVLVVDGEPVPYCLARIPAQGETRGNLAAGGRGEARPLSESDWKIARAVAPVLKQKGLIFVGLDIIGDRLTEINVTSPTCIREIEAAFPDVSITGMLMDAIEVRLANK